The genomic segment GAAAACGTTGGTTTTCTGCTCCGCAAAAAGGGTGGATTGTCCGATCAGGAGATCGCTGAACGCGTCGAGGCCTGCCTGGAGGAAGTGGGCCTTTTTGATGTGGCGGATCAGTATCCGGGGGAGCTGAGTGGCGGGATGCAGAAACGTGTGAGTTTTGCCCGGGCTCTGATCGACGATCCGCAGCGCAGCGATCAGACCATGCCGTTGTTGCTGTACGACGAACCCACGGCCGGACTGGACCCCGTGGCGTCCACTAGAATTGAGGATCTGATTGTGAAAACCACCACCGTGGCCAGGGGCTGCTCTGTGGTAGTCAGCCATGTGCGCAGCACAATCGAGCGCTCGGCTGAGCGGGTGGTGATGGTTTATGGAGGTCACTTCCAGTGGCAGGGCTCGGTGGAGGAGTTCCGCAGTTCGGACAACCCGTTTGTTGAACAGTTCAGGACCGGTAGCCTGCGCGGACCGATGCAGCCTGCGCACTGATTGCCGATGAGACGCAGTGTCCGTGATGCCATCGTCGGTTTCTCAGTCATCGGCGCCATCGTTGGCTTCGCGGCAACGGTGGCCTGGATGCGGGGCGTTCGTCTTGGTGCGAGTGAGTGGAAAATCACGGCCCAGTTCTCCGATGCATCCGGACTGGCCGAGCGCTCACCGGTCACCTACAGGGGGATCCTTGTCGGATCGGTGAAGTCGATCCGTGTGACCCCCGGCGCCGTGGTGGCTGACCTGGAGATCAGCCAGGGAGATCTCAGGTTGCCGATGCCCGTGACCGCCACGGTTGCTCCGGGTTCACTGTTGGGCGGGGATGCTCAGGTGTCTTTGGTGAGCGAGGGTGCAGCGCTGCCGAAGGATGCTCCGATGCCACGTTCTGGACAGTGCAACCCAGCAAAACAGCTTTGCGACGGTGGCACGATCCGTGGCTTGCAGGCCCCCAGCATCGCCACCGTGACCAGAACGCTTCAGCAGCTGCTATCTGAAGCCGAAAAGGCCAGGTTGGTGCCAGCTCTGGCCCAATCCACCCGCCAGTTTGAAGACACGGCGAAGGACGCTTCAGAGTTTCTGGCCAATGCCGACCTCACGACCAAGGAAATTGATGTGCTCGTGAAGCAACTTCAGACGGAGATTGCAAAAGCTGAGCCGATGATTTCCAATCTCAATGCCGCCACGACCAATGCTGTGAAGGCATCGGCCCACGTGAACAACATCGTGGCGTCTCTGGACAACCCGGCCACCTTGAATGAGTTACGTCAGACCGCTTACAACGCCAGCCAGCTCACTGCCAAGATCGATGCAGTTGGCGGCGATGTCGAGAAGTTGACCTCAGACCCGGAATTCATGAAGGGTTTGCGCAACGTCACCATCGGACTTGGTGAGTTGTTTTCGGAGATTTATCCCGCCGAGACCAATTAGGGCCGTTACTGATTCAAATTCCTCATCAAATCATGCTGATGGCGTCCATCGCCACGGCTGCAATGGCCTGATCGCTGGCTTTGGGAAGTTGTACGTATCTTCCGCCGGCGGCCTCAGCCAGATCCTTGCCCATACCGCTGCCGATGAATTTCCGCTCTGTGTCAATCACCAGCAATTTGATGCCCAGCATGCGGTAGCGCCTCGCGACATCCAGAACTTCCTGCTTGAGGTCGGGTTTGTCCTCGCCCTCCAGCTCCGGCTGACCCAGGGAGGTGCTGAGTGGAACGTTGCCGCGCCCATCGGTGATCGCCACGACAACCACCTGGCTGAGATCTCCTGTGGCCAGTGCATTGGCGCCGACGCGGGCCGCCTGGGTCAGGCCATGGGCCAGCGGTGAGCCGCCACCACAGGGCATCGACTCCAGGCGCCTGCGGGCGGCGGTGATCGAGCGCGTGGGAGGCAGCAGCACCTCGGCCTGATCACCGCGGAACGGGATCAGGGCCACCTCGTCCCTGTTTTCGTAGGCCTCCGTAAGCAGACGGATCACAGCACCCTTGGCGCTTTGCATTCGATTCAGTGCCATCGATCCGCTGGCATCCACCAGGAACACCACCAGCGCTCCGGCCTTGCGCTGCAGCAACTTCGCTCGCAGGTCACTCTCCTCCACGATCACCGTCCGTTCCGGTTGCCGTTCGCGGCGCACCTTCTGGTGTGGTGCGGCGGCCCGCAGTGTGGCGTCCACGGCAATGCGCCTGACGGGCCCTCGGGGCAGCATCGGTTTGACGTAACGGCCGCGGCTGTCGCTCATCACCATCGATCGGCTGCCGCTGCTTCCGCTCTTGCTTTTTGCAGCGTTGAACAGCAACAGGTCCGGGTCGATGGCCACGGCCTCGGGGTCGAGCATGAATTCCTCCGGGATCGAAGGAGGCGACTGGTCTTCAGGGGTGTCCTCCTCATCGTTGTCCGGCTCGTCATCGCTGTCATCACGGTCCTCCGGCGGCTCCTGCTCGTCCTCCGGCGGCGTTTCGCCTTCCGGCGGTGGAGGGGGTTCCTGATCCTGCGGTGGGGGTGGCTCCATCTGCTGATCCGGAGGTGGCAGCTGGGAAGCGCGGGGAGCGATCACCAGGGCCACAGCGACCTGGAGGTCGTCAGCTTCGACTCGATCACGGCCGCTGAGCGCGGCATTGGCGCGAGCGACCCGCACGGCGTAGAGCTCCGAGCGGTGACCTTCCACGCCACCACGGATGGCTTCGTTGACGAGGTACTGGATCTGCTCGCGACTGATCTTCACATCCGGCAGCCATTGGCGCGCGAGCAGCAACTGGGTGGCCAGGGCGTCGGTCTCCTCCGCCCAGGTCTCCGCGAAGGTGCGGCTGCACTGGCCATGGTTCAACACGGCATTGGTGATCTCCACGCGCTGCTCGGTTGTTACCAACTGGTTGGCGGAGAGGGCGATGGCGAAGCGATCGAGGAGGTGATCGCGCACGTTGCCTTCCTCCGGGTTGTACGTCGCAATCAGCAAGGGGCGACAGGGATGGCTGAGGCTGAGTCCCTCCCGTTCCACCCGGTTTTCGCCGCTTCCCACAGCTGCGAGCATCAGGTTGACGATGCCGTCGTCAAGCAGGTTGAGCTCATCGACATAGAGCACGCCACGGTGGGCATCGGCCAGCAGGCCCGGTTGGAAGACCGAACTGCCGCTGGCCAGTGAGGCGGCCACATCAACGGCGCCCACCAGGCGATCCTCTGTGCTGCCGAGAGGGATCTGAACAAAGGGCGCCGGGATGACCTTGGAGGGGGCTTCCCCGCTGATCTGTGCACGGGTGGCCGGGTCCCATTCCTCGGGCGTCTGGGGATCGAGATTGCGTCCCACGCTGCTGGTCACATCCAGGATGTCGATCGGTGGCAGCAAGGCGTGCAGACCACGAGCGAGGACGGACTTGCCGGTCCCGCGCCCACCGGCGATCACCACCCCGCCGAGGCCTGGGTCGACGGCGGCCAGGAGGAGGGCGAGTTTCAAGGTGCCGTGGCCGGTGATCGCGGCCAGCGGGAAAGCACGGGTTGCCCGGTCGTCCGTTGCCGCTACACCGCTTGCCACCATGGACGCGTTCAGCCCGACTGTGCCGGTCAGTCTCGCCGATGCCCCTTGCAGACGATGCAGCGTTGCAGGAACCGTTGGCGGTGGCTCTGGGGGCCAACCAGGCCAGTGCAGCTGGTGAGCCGCGGGAGACGCTTGCCGCTGTACGTCCACGTCTGGAGGAGCAACTGATCGCCTGGGCTGATCAGCCGTTGCAGTTCCACTGGTCAACATTGCTGACCACCGACCCGGTTGGGCCTGTGGATCAGCCTTGTTATCTCAATGGTGTGGTGTTGGTGAACAACATCGCCAGACAGCCTTCAGAAGCGTGGGCGTTACAGCTTCTGGAGCGTCTCCACGCGCTGGAGCGTCAATTCGGCCGTGATCGTGAGCGGGAACAGCGCTGGGGGCCACGAACCCTGGATCTCGACCTGCTGTTCTGGGGGGAATTGCGGTTGGAGACCGCTCGACTGGTCTTGCCCCATCCGAGGTTGCACCTGAGAACTTTTGTCCTGGAACCGTTGTTGGAGGCGATGCAAGGGCCTCACCCGCCATGCTGGTAGCCCTTCAGCCTGTTCCCCATGGCGCCGCTGCCGTCACAGGAGCCCTACGCGTTGCTGGATGCCGTTGATGCGCTTGATGCGGGCAAGATTCGCTTCGAGCGCAACCGGATCAAGTTGCCGATGGGCGTTGAAGGCACCTTCGGGATCATTCGCCATCCAGGGGCATCCCTGGCTGTGCCGATCACCGATGACGGCCAGGTGGTGGTGCTGCGCCAATACCGTTTCGCCGTGCAGGCGCGGTTGCTCGAATTCCCTGCGGGCACCCTTGAGGAGGGTGAGGACCCTTTGGATTCGATGAAGCGCGAGCTCGGAGAGGAAGCGGGCTACAGCGCTGCCCGTTGGGATGCTCTTGGTCCAATGCTGCCCTGCCCTGGGTATTCCGATGAGGTGATCCACTGCTTCCTGGCGCGCAAACTCACCCCCCTGGAGAACCCGCCGGCGGGAGATGACGATGAAGACCTCGAGGTGTTGCTGATGACCCCAGAGGATCTCGACGCATGTCTGGCGTCTGGCGATGAATGGCTGGATGGCAAGAGCATCACGGCCTGGTACCGCGCCAAACAGCTGCTGGGTCTGGCATGACGACGCCCCGTGTTCTGTTCTGGCACCGCCGTGATCTGCGTCTGGCGGACAACCTTGGTCTTGCGGCTGCAGTGGACATCAGCCCTGCAGTCACCGGCGTTTACGTGTTGGATCCTCAGGTCATCACCCCGCCTGAGCATCTGCCGCCAATGGCACCGGCTCGCCTGTGGTTTCTGGTTGAAAGCCTGATCGAGCTTCGGCAGCGCTGGCGCGAGGCCGGCAGTCGTCTGCTGATTCTTGAAGGTGATCCGGTGGCGGTGTTGCCGAAGGTGGCAGAGCGCATCGGCGCGGAAGCAGTGTTGTGGAACCGCGATGTGGAGCCCTACGCCCGCGAGAGGGATCGCCAGGTGGCCAAACGTCTTCAAGCCGACGGTCGCCAGGTCGTTGTGGACTGGGACCAGTTGCTGATTGCGCCGGAATTGCTCAAGACCGGTGGCGGCGATCCATACCGGGTGTACGGCCCATTCCTGCGGAACTGGCGCGCTCAGGTGCAGTCCAGGCAACCAATCTGCGCTGATGCTCCCTCCGGCCTGTTGGATTTGGATCCGGAGCATGTGCCCTCGGGCGATCCTCTGGTCGCGCTGCGCGAGTCCCATGGTTTTCAAGGCACCGATCTCTGCCCCTGTCGTCCCGGCGAGGCAGCTGCGGCCCAACAACTGCAGACGTTCTCCGATGCTGCTCTCTCTCGCTATGAGCCCGATCGCAACTTTCCAGGCGTTGTGGGGACGTCGTATCTGAGTGCGGCTTTAAGCGTCGGCACACTGAGCCCACGCCAGGCCTGGGTGGCCGCCCGTGAGGCCCGTGAACAAGCGCGCAGTGATGAGCAGTTGTCAGCGATCGGGGTCTGGGAGCAGGAGCTGGGTTGGCGTGAGTTCTACCAGCAGGCGCTTTTTCATTTCCCCGAGCTGGCGGAGGGTCCTTACCGCGAACAGTGGCGACGTTTTCCCTGGGAGAACAACGAAGAGTGGTTTGCCTTCTGGAAAGAAGGGCAGACCGGGATGCCGATCATTGATGCCGCCATGCGTCAGCTGAATCAGAGCGGCTGGATGCACAACCGTTGCCGAATGATCGTGGCGTCGTTCCTGGTGAAGGATCTGATCTGCGACTGGCGCTGGGGCGAGCGTGCCTTTATGGAACTGGAAGTGGATGGCGACTTGGCCGCAAACAACGGTGGCTGGCAGTGGAGCGCGAGCAGCGGCATGGATCCCAAACCTCTGCGAATTTTCAACCCTGCCACCCAGGCCTCCAAATTTGATGCCGAAGGGGACTACATCCGCCGCTGGGTCCCTGAGTTGAAGCACGTGAACACGAAGGATCTCCTCAGCGGTGACATCGGTGCTCTGGAACGTCGTGGTTACCCCGAGCCTTTGATTGATCACAAGCGTCAGCAGGCGAAATTCAAGGAGCTGTACGCATTGATTAGATGAAGTGATAGCAATCCATAGGAACTCAGCTGAACAATTCAGGTTGATACGAAAAAAGATCGGGAAGTTTTAAATTTTTTATGATGCTGTTTAGGTCGCTATTTTCCGTTGAAATCAACAGATCATTGTTGTGTTGAGTAATCAAAATATTAGAAGGAGATTCGATATGTAAGTGATCTTCCTCGCGGATGCGGAAGTCTAAAACTGTATTATTCCCTGTTGAAAGTATAAATTCATCGGCTCCCGAATGTCCCCGAAGTGTATTATTTCCTTGGCTTGCAATCAACACATCGTCTCCGCTGCCTCCGCCGAGTCTGTCGTTTCCATTACCGCCTTTTAGCGTATCGTCGCCTGTACCACCTTTGAGAAGATTGTTCCCATAAATGGGGCTAGTTGATTGAGTATTTGCCTTAGCCAAAAGTAAGTCATTACCGCGCCTGCCTCTGATCGTATCGTCACCTTTTTGTCCAATCAGAGTATCTTTTCCTTTCTTTCCATTCAGTTTATCGTCGCCTGAACCTCCTTTTAGGTTGTCGGCACCCAGCCCGCCATTAAGGGTGTCATTTTGAAATCCACCAAATATCAAATCGTTGCCGGGATCTCCGACAAGCACGTCGAAGCCACTGTTGCCACGAATGGTGTCATCATCGCCTCCTCCGATCAATGTGTCATCTCCCTTGCCAAGATTAAATTGTTGTTTTTGTTCGTCAGCAATTATATAATTGCTCCTTCGGCCAGCTGATATTGAAGTCTCTCCAAGGATCACGGAAAATGCGATGTTTTTGATTTGTAGCTTGTTCCCGGTTGGCAGTAAACGCATGTCAAGAATAAGAGCTTCAGATTCAGGATCATCATCATCTGCAATATTTCCCGTGATAATGATAGGTTGATTAAGTTCTTCAGACTTGCTTTGTGGAGTAATGGTTCGAATGTTTAATCTTGTCGTCTCTGGTAGCTTGCTCAAGTAAGATTCCACGGCTTTTAAATTCACGGACATTGGTTGATCGGCGCGCTCTGTTGTGGAGCTGGTGATGGTGAAGATTGCATTGTTAGGGGACTGTGACGACGCAGGCCCCTCAGAAGTAACGCTTACAGAGGGAGGAAGCGTTGCTGTGACAATCGTATTATTGTTAAAGCTTTGTAGAATCGTTGCAATACCAGGCTGGCTTGTCGATGTGTTGGTGATGACAAGTGATGATATTTCAGAATTAGGTTTCTTCTTCGTAGAAGATTTGATAACAATGTTTTCACTATCGGTTGTATTTAGTTCAAATTGATTGACGCCATTTTTCGATGTCGACGGCGTCGATGTTGGCGGCTGTTGGGCGGATGCTGATGGAGTGGGAGTTGGAGTTGGCGTAGGAGCTGGCTTGGGGGTTGGCGTTGCAGCTGGAGTTGCGACAGGAGACGGTGAGGGGTCTGGAAACGGTGACGGCCCCGGCGATGGCGATGGCGATGGTGATGGCGCCGGAACATTGGAGACGGTGATGGCATTACCGGTGAGATCGGCGATGTCGGTGCTGCTGTCAGCGCCTGGTGCCCAGTCATCAGCAGCGGCGATGTTGTAGGTGGTGCCTTGGGTTGAGGCGGTGCCGTTCTTGTTGAGCAGGGAATCGAGGTTGCTCTGGTCGGTGCTGTTGAGGGTGATGCTGGCGGCTGTCGCCGATGTCAGTTCAACGTCGGAAGTTGTGAGGGTGTAGGTGCTGCCGGAGCCACCGGTGATGGTGAGCTTGGAGACATCGATGTCGTTGCTTGCGCCGGGGTAGGCGGGCAGGTTGCTGCCGGTGAGGGCAAGAACACCGCTGGAATCGTCGTAGGTAGCGGAGCTGAGGCTTGGCGCGGCGACGTTGGAGACGGTGATGGCATTGCCGGTGCTGTCTGCTGGTGAGGAACTGGCGCCTGGATTCCAGTTCAGAGCAGCAGCGATGTTGTAGGTGGTGCCGGCGCCGGAGGAGGTGCCGTCTTTATTGAGCAGACCAGCGAGTTGGAGTTGATCAGCGGCATTGAGGGTGATGGAGAAGGCGGTGGCTGAGGTGAGTTCAACGTCATCTGAGGTGAGGGTGTAGGTGTTGCTGCCTTCTCCAGTGAGGGTGAGCTTGGAGACGTCGATGTCGTTATCAGAACCTGAATTAGCGGCGAGATTGGCGCCGGTGACGGCGAGGGCACCGGAGGAGGCGTCGTAGGTAGCCGATGTGAGTGATGGTTGAGAAACGAGAGATGATGTCCAGCTGCCATTGGCACCCATCGCGGCTACAAAGGCGTCACTATTCCCTGGACTTGTTAGATCAGAACTTCCAAAACTTGCGGTTCCATTAATGTCACCAGCGATGATGGAACTTCCGTCAAGTTTGGCGTCCAATTTGATGCTATAATCACTACTAGTGCCACCAGCTTTTGTAGCCCACAAGAACGTACCATCTGCATCTAATTTGGCAACAAAAATGTCATTTGATCCAGCACTGCTGAGCGTTGTACTTCCAAACGTTGCGGTTCCCTGAAACCGGCCGCTTATCAGGGAGCTGCCATCACTGAGGGTCGTTATGCTCTGACCGAGTTCAGCACTGGTGCCACTGGCTTGGCTAACCCAGACAAAATCACCGTTAGCATCGATTTTGGCGACAAAAATGTCATCAGACGATCCCTCGCTAGTGAGTGCATTACTTCCGAAATTGACACTACCTTTGAACTTACCCGTGATCAGTGAACTGCCATCGCTCAATGCACCAACGCCATATCCATAGACGCTGTCGGCGCTACAACAATTTTGTTCACCAGCTTTTGTTGCCCAGACAAAATCACCATCTGCATCGAGCTTGGCAATGAATGCACTGCTGCTGCCACGCTCCTGAAGTGTGTCTGAACCAAAGGTTGCTCCTGAAGCAAAATCACCGGTAATGATGGAACTTCCATCGGATAGTGCAATAATGTCTTTGCTATGGTCGTGACCACCTCCACCAGCTTTTGTGGCCCAAACGTAATCACCGTCTGCATCTAATTTGGCAATAAAGATCTCTCTATTGCCTGTCGATGTTAGAGATGTAGAGCCGAATGTTGCCGTTCCGCTGAAGCTACCTGTAATGATGCTGCTGCCATCGCTTAATGTTGTAATGGCTGCAGGCTCGTCACTCTGTGTTCCACCCGCTTGTGTCACCCACAGGTAATTTCCGTTTGAATCAAGCTTCGCAACAAAGGCGTCGTTGTAATTCGTTGGATTGGTCGTAAGCGAGGTGCCTCCAAACGTGGCCGTTCCGCTCCACAGTCCCGTCATGATGGAACTGCCATCAGACAAGACATTGACGTCTGAAACTCGAACGGAGCTGCTACCTCCTACTTTTGTTGCCCAGGCAAAGCTACCGTCCGCATTTAGTTTTGCTGTGAAGCCATCGGCATCGTTCGTTGAGTCAAGGCTGATTGAGTCGCCAAAGTTCGCGGTTCCAAAAAACATCCCACATAACAACGAACTTCCGTCATCGAATAGATCGATGGAGAAAGCCTGCGTGCGATTAGATCCTCCTGCGCGTTGTGGAAATGACATGGGGATGTCTGCGATGCTTATCGGCTTCGGAATCTCATCTCGACTTCAGTCGCCATGCGTTGTCTGCAACTCTGCAGGCAGTGATGCCTGGCGATATTCAGCTTGTACGAGGCAAGCTCCACTGATGCTGAAAGGCAATTGATTGCTGATTCGTAGTCTATTGTCGGAAATTTTTAGCCTCAATGTGTCCAGGAGCGCATCGATCAACCAATCGGACGCAACCCGCTCATTCTTGATTCTATTTTCGGTGTTCTACGACACTATCTATGGTTGGTTTGTTCGCTTCACGCTGCCCAGGGATCGCTGCTGCGGACTCGGCCTCACGCGCTGTAAAGCGAGTTCGCTGAGCCTGTGGCCAATCAGCATGCGTTGCCCACGAGCCTTGGCGCCGCCAGTAGCGGTTGATTTCTTTTCAAAGATTCGAGCTTTTTAAATGTTGTTTCACAAATCTACGATGATTGTCGGTCGGATCATAAATATCAGTTGAATGATGAAAAAGCAGGTGGTCTTCGTAAGAGTGTTATGCGGTGATGAAATGAATGGCTTCTGACGACAGCTCGGGTTTGTTCTCCAGAATGGCAAACATCCCACCGTTTCCAAATCGAGGGTTCTCACCGTTTTGGTTGTAAATAAGCTGTCCTTGTGGTTCGAAATAGATCACGTCATTGTCCTGTCTGGCAAGCTTTTTGAGTTGTTTTTTCTTGGAGGCAGTAGCGAATGTTGGATCTGAATCAAGCCCCTTAAGTCGTTTGGCTCCAAGCCAGAGTCGGTCTCCTTCATTGATGTCGAAGTCTTTGATTGTGTCAGCCCCTCGCTTGCCGAATGGATCCTTTTGAGCGAACAGAAAGTGATCTGCTCCTTTTCCTCCTGTGAGAACGTCAGAACCTTTCCCTGCCCAGATCAGATCATTCTTCTTCGTTCCTTTGATTCTGTTGGATTGCTTGCCTTTTGATTGGATGATTGTTCTGTTGTCCAGATTCAATGATCCAAGGGTTTTGATGGGTTGACTTTGATGATGGCTTGCCATCTGATCAGCCCCTCCAGCAAGTTGTGCTTCCGGTCGCCGAGCGGGGGACTTTTTGATTGGCGTAACCTTGAATCGATTGGTGGCGTTGATGGATCCTCCGTAGCCATCTGCAACGGCATAAGTCAGCCTGATGGTGCCGTTGAATGTGACGTCAGGAGTGAAGATCCACGACCGATTGCCGGTCTGCTCGATCGCACCGCTTGATACTGAGAGATTGGTGATGAAGAGTTGGTCCCCATCGGGATCGGAATATCCCTGAAGCAATGCATCTTCTCTGATGATGGTTGACGAGTTCTCTTTCCCATCCGTGAGAGATGCTCGATTACCAGTTAACGATGGCTTGTCGTTGACAGGAGCAACCGTAAAGGATTGACTGGCGTCTAAAGAACCCCCAAAGCCATCCTCAACGGAATAGGAAAGGCTCACAGTTCCATTGACATTTTTTGCGGGTTTGAATGTCCAGGATTGATTGCGGTTGTCTGACAGCACTCCATTGGATGCTGAGAGGTTTGAAATAGAGAGGTCGTCTCCGTTGGGGTCTGAGTATCCCTGCAGTAACTCAGCTTCAGTCAGGATGTAGGCAGAATCTTCCTGTCCTTCCGAAAGAATCGCTCTCTTCCCCGTTTGTGCAGGTGGTGCATTGGTTGGCAAGTTGTCATCTTCCCTTCCCCAGATTCTTTGAAGGGCTTCAATGTCTGCGTCTGAGAAGAAAAAGTCCCAGCCATCGGGACTGATGTTGTACGACATGACGCTATCGTCCGTTGTCCATCGACTGTTGAAAGGATCTTCATTGGGATGGGATAAACCCAGTGCATGACCAATTTCATGGGTGATCGTATTGGCATCGAAACTGTCATTCGATCCAGATGCGTTCCCCTTCAAGGAATCCTGTGCGATGTCTTTCCACAGGAGATGCCATCCAGAGCTGACGTTGACGACTTGCCCAACAGTGTCGCTTGACCATGCTTTCCAATCGTCAACGGAGATGATCATGAGATCAGATTCCTCCGGATTGGATGTGGCCTTGAAGTCAAGGTCTATCAGAGGATCAAGCTGAGTGAAAATGTTATTGATAAACTGGATCGAATCGTCTTGATGTTGGATCGTCTGAAGTTCTTGGTCAAGATACTGAATATTTGTTGACACGTTAAAGATGTAATAGTTGAACGTTTCCTGGCCGTTTAAATATCCCTTTGTGATGTCTCCGAAAGCGCTGCTGATCAA from the Synechococcus sp. KORDI-100 genome contains:
- a CDS encoding cadherin-like domain-containing protein; the encoded protein is MSSFEKHASSLMHVGSLSDAVLNASQTANRNIINNDDETQLTADSSELRYHIKTCGCLACQNKISAKEPWLVSGTTYPRGNKQSASIDPSLLISSAFGDITKGYLNGQETFNYYIFNVSTNIQYLDQELQTIQHQDDSIQFINNIFTQLDPLIDLDFKATSNPEESDLMIISVDDWKAWSSDTVGQVVNVSSGWHLLWKDIAQDSLKGNASGSNDSFDANTITHEIGHALGLSHPNEDPFNSRWTTDDSVMSYNISPDGWDFFFSDADIEALQRIWGREDDNLPTNAPPAQTGKRAILSEGQEDSAYILTEAELLQGYSDPNGDDLSISNLSASNGVLSDNRNQSWTFKPAKNVNGTVSLSYSVEDGFGGSLDASQSFTVAPVNDKPSLTGNRASLTDGKENSSTIIREDALLQGYSDPDGDQLFITNLSVSSGAIEQTGNRSWIFTPDVTFNGTIRLTYAVADGYGGSINATNRFKVTPIKKSPARRPEAQLAGGADQMASHHQSQPIKTLGSLNLDNRTIIQSKGKQSNRIKGTKKNDLIWAGKGSDVLTGGKGADHFLFAQKDPFGKRGADTIKDFDINEGDRLWLGAKRLKGLDSDPTFATASKKKQLKKLARQDNDVIYFEPQGQLIYNQNGENPRFGNGGMFAILENKPELSSEAIHFITA